A stretch of Leucobacter aridicollis DNA encodes these proteins:
- a CDS encoding LysR family transcriptional regulator has translation MRHLRPDLQPEALMTFLAVARLGRYTAAADSLGINHSTVSRRLAALEESLGDRVLVRTPNGWELTDLGHKAMLAAEEMEAAIGRLAAHDSPSTISGLVRIATPDAFGSACAIPALARVQESHPDVAFEVIAATQRVRQHRSGVDIEIVVGKPEVYKASALRLSGYRLALYATDEYLRVYGEPLTLDDLSEHRLIYYVESALQVDELDAAHQRLPLGKPSISSTSVFAHVSATLESAGIGILPDYLAEQHGTLRRVLPAAYEHPVEYWAVVREEGFRKPAVALTIQALVDHAGQGRPAASPATT, from the coding sequence ATGCGACATCTCCGACCCGACCTCCAGCCCGAGGCGCTCATGACATTCCTCGCGGTCGCCCGGCTCGGCCGCTACACAGCGGCCGCAGACTCGCTCGGTATCAACCATTCCACGGTCTCCCGCCGCCTCGCGGCGCTCGAGGAAAGCCTCGGCGACCGCGTCCTCGTGCGCACGCCGAACGGCTGGGAACTCACCGACCTCGGCCACAAGGCGATGCTCGCAGCCGAGGAGATGGAGGCGGCGATCGGCAGGCTCGCGGCGCACGACAGTCCGAGCACGATCTCGGGCCTCGTCCGGATCGCCACCCCCGACGCCTTCGGCTCTGCCTGCGCGATTCCGGCCCTCGCGCGGGTGCAGGAGAGCCATCCTGACGTCGCGTTCGAAGTGATCGCGGCCACGCAGCGCGTGCGCCAGCACCGGTCGGGCGTCGACATCGAGATCGTCGTCGGCAAGCCGGAGGTGTACAAGGCGTCGGCGCTGCGGCTCTCGGGCTATCGACTCGCCCTGTACGCGACCGACGAGTACCTGCGGGTCTACGGTGAACCGCTCACCCTCGACGATCTCTCGGAGCATCGCCTGATCTACTACGTCGAATCTGCGCTCCAGGTCGATGAGCTCGACGCCGCGCACCAGCGGTTGCCGCTCGGCAAGCCAAGCATCAGTTCGACGAGCGTCTTCGCGCACGTCTCGGCCACACTCGAGTCCGCCGGGATCGGGATCCTCCCCGACTACCTCGCAGAGCAGCATGGCACGCTCCGGCGCGTGTTGCCCGCGGCCTACGAGCACCCCGTGGAGTACTGGGCCGTCGTGCGCGAGGAGGGCTTCCGCAAGCCGGCCGTCGCGCTCACCATCCAAGCACTCGTGGATCACGCCGGCCAGGGGAGGCCAGCGGCCTCCCCGGCGACCACATAG